The following are encoded in a window of Aythya fuligula isolate bAytFul2 chromosome 26, bAytFul2.pri, whole genome shotgun sequence genomic DNA:
- the TIMM13 gene encoding mitochondrial import inner membrane translocase subunit Tim13, whose protein sequence is MESGFGSDFGSDFGSGGGGGGKLDPGLIMEQVKVQIAVANAQELLQRMTDKCFRKCIGKPGGSLDNSEQKCIAMCMDRYMDSWNTVSRAYNSRLQRERANM, encoded by the exons ATGGAGAGCGGCTTCGGCTCCGACTTCGGCTCCGACTTCGGCtccgggggcggcgggggagggAAGCTGGACCCAGGGCTCATCATGGAGCAGGTGAAGGTGCAGATCGCCGTGGCCAACGCGCAGGAGCTCTTACAG CGCATGACGGACAAATGCTTTCGGAAGTGCATCGGGAAGCCGGGCGGCTCGCTGGACAACTCGGAGCAG AAGTGCATCGCCATGTGCATGGACCGCTACATGGACTCCTGGAACACGGTTTCCCGAGCCTACAACTCGCGGCTGCAGCGGGAGAGAGCCAACATGTGA